One part of the Bacteroidota bacterium genome encodes these proteins:
- a CDS encoding peroxiredoxin, translating into MIDIEVKAPNFSLFDTDRKERSLDEFKGKKVVLAFFPGAFTGACTKEMCALRDAMANFNEMNAQVVGVSVDSPFANKAFADANKLSFPLLSDYKREVSQTYCGLYNDFAGLKDYRAAKRSVFVLDQSGVVKYKWITEEPGKEPPYDEITNILNTF; encoded by the coding sequence ATGATAGATATAGAAGTTAAAGCCCCCAATTTTAGTTTATTCGATACCGACCGTAAAGAAAGGTCGCTCGACGAATTTAAGGGTAAAAAAGTTGTGCTTGCTTTTTTTCCCGGTGCATTTACTGGTGCTTGTACAAAAGAAATGTGTGCTCTAAGAGATGCGATGGCAAATTTTAATGAAATGAATGCACAAGTAGTAGGTGTAAGTGTCGATTCACCTTTTGCGAATAAAGCCTTTGCAGATGCAAACAAACTAAGTTTCCCGCTGTTGAGCGATTATAAACGGGAAGTCTCGCAAACTTATTGCGGCTTGTACAATGATTTTGCCGGACTAAAAGATTATCGGGCAGCGAAGAGATCAGTATTTGTGCTTGATCAAAGCGGAGTTGTGAAGTACAAGTGGATAACTGAAGAACCTGGAAAAGAACCACCGTATGATGAAATAACAAATATTCTGAATACATTCTAA
- a CDS encoding SDR family NAD(P)-dependent oxidoreductase gives MNELQNKVAIVTGAGRGIGKSIAIALAEKGADVALVSRTLTELKSNAAIIEKIGRKALPIFADISNEQHVDIMVKEVVNKFGKIDVLVNNAGVGYFSKVAEMKLEEFDQMFSVNMRGLFLATKSVLPYMIEQNSGDIINISSLAGRNAFVGGAGYSATKWAVIGFARSLMLEVRQHNIRVITICPGSVNTSFSDKVKNPSQMPQPEDIAKVVVEALAMPRNVMVSEIDVRPTNPDW, from the coding sequence ATGAATGAATTACAGAACAAGGTAGCAATTGTAACAGGTGCCGGCAGAGGAATTGGAAAATCGATCGCGATTGCTTTAGCTGAAAAGGGAGCCGATGTTGCACTTGTCTCGAGGACATTAACAGAATTAAAATCGAACGCAGCTATTATCGAAAAAATCGGAAGGAAAGCACTACCCATCTTCGCTGATATTTCAAACGAACAACACGTTGATATTATGGTCAAAGAGGTAGTCAATAAATTCGGGAAAATTGATGTGCTTGTGAATAATGCTGGAGTAGGTTACTTTTCAAAAGTAGCGGAAATGAAATTGGAAGAGTTCGACCAAATGTTCTCGGTAAATATGCGTGGATTGTTTTTAGCAACAAAATCGGTGTTGCCTTATATGATAGAACAGAATAGCGGAGATATAATAAATATTTCCTCGTTAGCAGGGAGAAATGCTTTTGTAGGCGGCGCCGGTTATTCAGCAACAAAGTGGGCGGTAATTGGCTTTGCTCGCAGTTTAATGTTAGAAGTCCGGCAACACAATATTCGTGTAATAACTATATGCCCGGGATCTGTTAACACTTCATTCTCTGATAAAGTAAAAAACCCCTCTCAAATGCCGCAGCCGGAAGATATTGCAAAAGTTGTTGTAGAGGCTTTAGCGATGCCTCGCAATGTTATGGTCAGCGAAATTGACGTAAGACCTACAAACCCCGATTGGTAA
- a CDS encoding tetratricopeptide repeat protein — translation MTNRFISISKILFLGSIFIFGSGCSGPIGEYFSTRYENTMGYFNSYYNAKKHFDDALLELYKNPPKSLDTNYFAPYIPNQTVRTKFNIVIEKASKVIQFYPRSKWVDDAIMMIGEIYYYEDDNDLALTKFNELIENFPASSHFWKARLLYARTLYNMEAFDEALNYTAKYSSQAFDAEEESIAAELYLLAGQIYLERGEYVKAEKSYSHALKIDADGKLLAIAAFQQGRINELLQEYDKARIAYSNVADYKPNESLRFRAELNSARMLRESGKPQNAIQRLFEMKDQDLTTEYFSYVDLEIANTYNVMGKYEKALDQYEMVDTVYKKTAASAKSFYARGVLYESTFHDFGEAKFYYEKAKVENPQSEITPLAVKKVDALNKYFLYHNNINIYDSLFYLAIRSDSIKRANIGMDTTSLTGVAVDSVKQISITQKTDTLLQPTADLPQDTLTVDRNEEVVEFDDDVILEDPSRLRQKMKEEVAAPKPAVLPQVSISADSALYIITKNQFELATLFMLELSLPDSAEFWFDIVSNSNFKPVFSPRAYYALAEIHRLRGNQQAVDSLYGLLIKDFGKSDYAIQAKKIKGITVEIEKPQLEILYERALKLTYENKPKEALKIFSNIVATDSSSELATKSFYTSGWIFENILNNNDSAKFYYQTLLDKYPKSVYAENVTGKVAVAQDTSKLSQYVKIKEIIPPPPPQPKFTQGETAKTKTVQPQRQRGERDAREEDQDEFDPTDFEQEDPPDGD, via the coding sequence ATGACTAACCGATTTATTTCTATCTCGAAAATTTTATTCCTCGGCTCCATATTTATTTTTGGCAGCGGATGCTCGGGTCCTATCGGAGAATATTTTTCTACTCGGTACGAAAATACGATGGGATATTTCAATTCATACTATAATGCAAAAAAACATTTTGACGATGCACTTTTAGAACTATACAAAAATCCTCCAAAATCGTTAGACACAAATTATTTTGCTCCTTACATCCCAAATCAGACTGTTCGCACCAAATTCAATATCGTAATTGAAAAAGCATCGAAGGTTATTCAGTTTTACCCTCGTAGCAAATGGGTTGACGATGCAATTATGATGATTGGTGAAATTTACTACTACGAAGACGACAACGATCTGGCTCTAACAAAATTCAATGAATTAATTGAAAATTTCCCCGCAAGCAGTCATTTCTGGAAAGCTCGTTTATTGTATGCCCGCACCTTGTATAACATGGAAGCGTTCGACGAAGCTCTAAACTATACAGCAAAATATTCTTCACAAGCTTTCGACGCTGAAGAAGAAAGCATTGCTGCAGAGTTATACTTGTTAGCAGGGCAAATATATTTAGAGCGGGGCGAATATGTTAAAGCCGAAAAATCATATTCACATGCTCTCAAAATAGATGCAGATGGAAAATTGTTGGCTATTGCGGCGTTTCAACAAGGAAGAATAAATGAACTGCTTCAAGAATATGATAAAGCAAGAATAGCATACAGTAATGTTGCTGATTACAAGCCAAATGAAAGTTTAAGATTCCGTGCCGAATTAAATTCTGCTCGAATGTTAAGGGAATCAGGAAAACCCCAAAATGCGATTCAGCGTCTGTTTGAAATGAAGGATCAGGATTTAACAACAGAATATTTTTCATACGTTGATTTAGAAATAGCGAATACTTATAACGTTATGGGAAAATATGAAAAAGCTTTAGACCAATATGAGATGGTTGATACCGTTTATAAAAAGACGGCCGCTTCGGCAAAGAGTTTTTATGCTCGCGGAGTGTTGTACGAATCAACGTTTCATGATTTTGGTGAAGCAAAATTTTATTACGAAAAAGCAAAAGTTGAAAATCCGCAGTCAGAAATTACACCGCTTGCAGTCAAAAAAGTTGATGCGTTAAATAAATATTTTTTATATCACAATAATATAAATATTTATGATAGTTTGTTTTACTTGGCAATCAGAAGTGATTCCATAAAACGAGCGAACATCGGGATGGATACTACCTCTTTAACTGGAGTAGCAGTCGATTCTGTTAAACAAATTTCTATAACACAGAAAACAGATACATTATTACAACCTACGGCTGATTTGCCACAGGATACACTCACGGTTGATAGAAATGAAGAAGTTGTAGAATTTGATGACGATGTTATATTAGAGGATCCTTCGAGATTGAGACAAAAAATGAAGGAGGAGGTAGCAGCACCAAAGCCGGCAGTATTACCTCAGGTTTCGATAAGTGCAGACAGCGCCTTATACATAATTACAAAAAATCAATTCGAACTTGCAACATTGTTCATGTTAGAATTATCGCTTCCGGACTCGGCTGAGTTTTGGTTCGACATAGTTTCTAATAGTAATTTCAAACCTGTATTTTCACCTCGTGCTTACTATGCCTTAGCTGAAATTCATAGGCTGCGCGGAAATCAGCAGGCAGTCGATTCGTTGTACGGTTTACTTATAAAAGATTTCGGTAAATCAGATTATGCTATTCAGGCAAAGAAAATTAAGGGGATAACAGTAGAGATTGAAAAACCTCAGTTGGAAATATTGTACGAGAGAGCTTTAAAGTTAACGTATGAAAATAAACCTAAAGAGGCTCTCAAAATTTTTAGCAATATCGTTGCGACCGATTCGAGTTCCGAACTCGCGACAAAATCATTTTATACATCAGGGTGGATTTTTGAAAACATTCTGAACAATAACGATAGTGCAAAGTTTTACTACCAAACATTGCTTGATAAATATCCGAAATCTGTTTATGCGGAAAATGTAACAGGAAAAGTTGCAGTAGCTCAGGATACTTCAAAACTGTCGCAGTATGTGAAAATTAAAGAAATAATTCCTCCACCTCCGCCACAACCCAAATTTACGCAAGGAGAGACCGCTAAAACCAAGACTGTTCAACCACAGAGGCAACGAGGTGAAAGAGATGCTCGAGAAGAAGATCAGGATGAATTTGACCCAACAGATTTCGAACAGGAAGACCCGCCGGATGGCGATTAA
- the bcp gene encoding thioredoxin-dependent thiol peroxidase — protein sequence MSAKAEKELSVGDSAPNFTLFSNEGKKVYLSDYLGKKVVLYFYPKDMTPGCTTESCSFRDNYSKIKKRGAVILGISADSIQSHQKFIDKYDLPFLLLSDENKEVSKAYGVWKQKSFLGKKYLGIERSTFIIDEEGKIKAILRKVKVSGHTEEVLQNI from the coding sequence ATGTCAGCAAAAGCTGAAAAGGAATTGAGTGTTGGAGATTCCGCTCCCAACTTTACGCTTTTCTCTAACGAAGGAAAAAAAGTTTATCTGTCCGATTATTTAGGAAAGAAAGTAGTTTTATATTTCTATCCGAAAGATATGACCCCTGGTTGCACAACGGAGTCATGTTCGTTTCGTGATAATTATTCTAAAATAAAAAAACGAGGAGCAGTTATTTTAGGTATCAGTGCCGATTCAATACAGTCGCATCAAAAATTCATCGACAAATATGATTTACCGTTTCTACTGTTGAGCGATGAAAACAAGGAAGTCTCGAAAGCATACGGTGTTTGGAAACAGAAATCATTTTTAGGTAAGAAATATTTGGGTATCGAGCGATCAACTTTTATTATCGATGAAGAAGGAAAAATAAAAGCCATTCTCAGAAAAGTAAAAGTTTCAGGGCATACCGAAGAAGTATTACAAAACATATAA
- a CDS encoding SDR family oxidoreductase, which produces MVQEFRQPVVWITGAGRGIGREIAIQFSLIGCKVVLTSRTVRELTSVQKEITKLGGEAFVIRCDIGKASEISRAHKSIVNKLGSVDVLIDNAGITSFKKFEETSLEDFDSIVRTNLRGAFLCIKEVLPDMIKRKDGWIINIASVVAVKTFKNSSAYSAAKAGLVAMLRVLREEVRQHNVKVLTIFPGATSTKIWGTKLQKLSKKMMDAKSVAETVLSLYRLKLKDAFVEELIIRPTLGDLE; this is translated from the coding sequence ATGGTTCAAGAATTTCGACAGCCGGTTGTCTGGATAACGGGAGCCGGAAGAGGCATCGGAAGGGAAATTGCAATTCAGTTTTCATTGATTGGCTGTAAGGTTGTACTTACATCACGAACAGTACGAGAGCTTACCTCAGTTCAAAAAGAGATTACTAAACTTGGCGGCGAAGCTTTTGTTATTCGATGCGATATCGGAAAGGCTTCTGAAATTTCAAGAGCACATAAATCAATCGTAAATAAATTAGGCAGCGTGGATGTTCTTATCGATAATGCAGGAATCACATCCTTCAAAAAGTTCGAGGAGACCTCATTGGAAGATTTCGACTCGATCGTTAGAACAAATTTAAGGGGTGCGTTTTTATGTATAAAAGAAGTTCTTCCTGATATGATTAAACGAAAAGATGGTTGGATAATAAACATCGCATCGGTGGTTGCGGTAAAAACTTTCAAAAATTCCTCCGCTTACAGTGCTGCAAAAGCTGGTTTGGTTGCGATGCTTCGGGTACTGCGTGAAGAAGTACGACAGCACAATGTGAAAGTATTAACAATTTTCCCTGGTGCAACCTCTACCAAAATTTGGGGGACTAAACTTCAAAAACTTTCTAAAAAGATGATGGATGCAAAAAGTGTAGCTGAAACTGTATTATCGCTGTATCGTTTAAAATTAAAAGATGCTTTTGTAGAAGAATTGATCATACGACCAACATTAGGAGACTTGGAATGA
- a CDS encoding capsule assembly Wzi family protein has translation MDNKSNILFQFALLLFLWSISYSQTENVPANHPIYSFLKRMELKNIISNYHDAVLPLSRQDVAHFIVQVQENKTQLTNTENNFLNDYLIEFEFDIKKSLDNSFSLFGGSNDVVSGMVRGTFHDQEKHIYTYSDSILSVFVNGLINIDFRRSTGDGLHAKASFVEVGPRLRGTIYDKLGYYFQLTNAQFWGNREVLQRDKRISQSYALSTPEAKNFDFVEGYLRYDAGIISAQVGRERVLWGNSYGDKLFISDYHRVFDAVRMDAEYKNFKYTFLHGWLLGKPGKYLPLNNGDSEPIVADKYIAAHRFEFAINNYLDLGIQELSIYSNRSVDLGYLNPLTFFESVQRSRQERDNGFLAFDIQVRPFQGYEIQSTLFFDDIEIPKLGKDRWENKYALQFGLMAVDPLNIPNTNLMIEYTRVDPYMFSHNRSRENEYSSNNVLLGTQIGPNAESWFFKLDHFFSNRLTLTTQFEIQWSGENSYDSSGILFTNVGGNFLQPFRDGLDKPPTKFLDGILNKKYIGQFYVSYEIINDVWFDLKYEWNLTHKKNPIPDIERHNFGGAIRIDF, from the coding sequence ATGGATAACAAATCAAACATACTATTTCAATTTGCTTTACTTCTTTTTTTGTGGAGCATTTCATACTCACAAACGGAAAATGTTCCGGCAAACCATCCGATTTACAGTTTTTTGAAACGGATGGAATTAAAAAATATCATCAGTAATTATCACGATGCAGTACTCCCACTTTCGCGACAGGATGTTGCCCACTTCATTGTGCAGGTTCAAGAAAATAAAACCCAACTTACAAACACAGAAAATAATTTTTTAAATGATTACTTAATTGAATTTGAATTTGACATCAAGAAGTCATTGGATAATTCGTTCTCTTTGTTCGGTGGAAGTAATGATGTAGTTTCCGGAATGGTGCGCGGAACTTTCCACGATCAAGAGAAACATATTTATACTTATTCAGATAGTATTCTCTCAGTTTTCGTAAATGGGTTGATAAACATAGACTTCAGGCGTTCAACCGGTGATGGTTTGCACGCGAAAGCTTCTTTCGTTGAAGTCGGTCCAAGATTGCGAGGTACTATTTACGACAAATTAGGTTACTACTTCCAACTTACAAATGCACAGTTCTGGGGAAATCGCGAAGTACTGCAGCGCGATAAACGCATCAGTCAAAGTTATGCATTGTCAACACCTGAAGCAAAAAATTTTGATTTCGTTGAAGGGTATTTGAGATATGATGCGGGAATAATTTCTGCGCAAGTGGGACGAGAGCGGGTTTTATGGGGAAACAGTTATGGCGACAAGCTCTTTATTTCCGATTATCATCGTGTTTTCGATGCTGTGCGGATGGATGCTGAATACAAAAATTTCAAATACACCTTTTTACACGGTTGGCTTCTTGGCAAGCCAGGTAAGTATTTGCCGCTAAATAACGGCGATAGCGAACCGATCGTGGCTGATAAATACATCGCTGCTCACCGGTTTGAATTTGCTATCAATAATTATTTAGATTTAGGTATTCAGGAATTATCAATATACAGCAACCGGTCTGTCGATTTGGGCTACTTGAATCCACTCACATTTTTCGAATCGGTTCAGAGGTCGCGTCAGGAAAGAGACAACGGTTTTCTTGCTTTTGATATTCAGGTTCGACCCTTCCAAGGTTACGAAATTCAAAGCACGCTTTTTTTTGATGATATCGAAATTCCAAAATTAGGGAAGGACAGATGGGAAAATAAATACGCCTTACAATTTGGATTGATGGCTGTTGACCCGTTGAATATTCCTAACACAAATTTGATGATCGAATACACACGCGTTGATCCTTATATGTTCTCGCACAACCGTTCACGGGAGAATGAGTATTCGAGCAACAATGTATTATTGGGGACTCAAATCGGTCCGAATGCTGAAAGTTGGTTCTTCAAGTTAGACCATTTTTTCTCCAATCGCTTAACATTAACTACTCAATTCGAAATCCAATGGTCGGGCGAAAACTCGTACGATTCATCTGGCATTTTATTTACAAACGTCGGAGGCAATTTTTTGCAACCGTTTCGTGATGGTTTAGATAAACCACCTACAAAGTTTTTAGATGGAATATTAAATAAAAAATATATAGGACAATTTTATGTATCATACGAAATCATAAACGACGTTTGGTTCGATCTGAAATACGAGTGGAATTTAACTCATAAAAAAAATCCCATACCTGATATTGAGCGTCATAATTTTGGTGGAGCCATTAGAATTGATTTTTAG
- a CDS encoding periplasmic heavy metal sensor, with translation MKHKNVLIAILILIAIGFTAVYAQMEKDIKIIKKQGSKVEIIENDDIDFDLPPMMHKMKKLNLTDEQKKQFDKLRFEIQKKQTDAQAKVKTAGIELKELFSADKLDRTAIEKKMREIADLRVRLRLNHLDHWFAVNKILDDKQQIFWKEKLEMRGGPGMKGMMKEFGGRGKKMMQFRMGDCDKPCCDKE, from the coding sequence ATGAAACACAAAAATGTTCTTATCGCCATTTTAATATTAATAGCCATAGGTTTTACGGCTGTTTATGCTCAAATGGAAAAGGATATCAAGATCATCAAGAAGCAAGGATCGAAGGTTGAAATCATTGAGAACGATGATATAGATTTTGATCTTCCACCGATGATGCATAAGATGAAAAAGTTGAATCTGACTGATGAACAAAAAAAGCAATTCGACAAACTGCGATTTGAAATTCAGAAGAAACAAACCGATGCACAGGCAAAAGTTAAAACTGCCGGAATCGAGCTGAAAGAACTGTTCAGTGCTGATAAGTTAGATCGGACGGCAATTGAAAAAAAGATGAGAGAGATTGCAGATTTGCGTGTAAGGCTTCGTCTAAATCATCTCGATCATTGGTTTGCTGTGAACAAGATATTAGATGATAAACAACAAATATTTTGGAAAGAAAAACTTGAGATGCGGGGCGGTCCAGGTATGAAAGGTATGATGAAAGAATTTGGGGGCAGAGGTAAAAAAATGATGCAATTTAGAATGGGCGATTGCGACAAGCCTTGTTGCGATAAAGAATAA
- a CDS encoding dihydroorotate dehydrogenase → MVKTSFKIGNVEFKNRVFVASGTFGYGDEARELFDATKIGGIFTKSLTLKPRKGNPPPRIVETASGLINSIGLANIGVEKFISEKLPLLKQSEVVIIANIAGGTIDEYCKVLEKLESANGITAYEINISCPNVKEGGLNFGTDLKATAEITKIVRRLTSKPIILKLTPNVTRVSEFAKVAESEGADAVSLINTLVGMAVNVKTRKPKISTVTGGLSGPAIKPVALAKVYEVVNAVKIPVFGIGGIANTNDALEFLIVGAKAVQIGTANFINPNISVSIANGIEKFCLDNGIADVGMIVGTLDTTGNESVLKSWL, encoded by the coding sequence ATGGTAAAAACTTCATTTAAAATCGGGAATGTAGAATTTAAAAACCGTGTGTTTGTTGCATCCGGAACCTTCGGATACGGAGATGAAGCGAGGGAGCTTTTCGATGCAACAAAAATTGGTGGAATATTTACAAAATCGCTCACACTAAAACCACGTAAAGGAAATCCTCCACCAAGAATAGTAGAAACTGCCAGCGGGCTTATTAACTCGATTGGATTAGCAAATATAGGTGTCGAAAAATTTATATCCGAAAAATTACCACTCTTAAAACAATCGGAAGTAGTAATCATAGCAAACATAGCGGGCGGAACAATTGATGAATACTGTAAGGTATTGGAAAAATTAGAATCGGCAAATGGGATAACTGCATACGAAATTAACATATCCTGCCCGAATGTCAAAGAGGGGGGACTAAACTTTGGTACCGATTTAAAAGCGACTGCTGAGATAACTAAAATCGTTCGTCGCTTAACTTCGAAACCGATTATTTTAAAACTAACTCCAAATGTTACGCGTGTTTCCGAGTTTGCAAAAGTCGCTGAATCGGAAGGAGCTGATGCAGTTTCGTTGATTAACACATTAGTAGGAATGGCTGTTAACGTTAAAACCCGCAAACCCAAAATATCAACCGTAACCGGTGGCCTTTCGGGTCCGGCTATTAAACCAGTTGCATTAGCTAAAGTTTATGAAGTTGTGAATGCAGTAAAAATTCCTGTTTTCGGAATCGGTGGGATTGCTAACACAAACGATGCGCTGGAGTTTTTAATTGTTGGAGCTAAAGCTGTGCAGATTGGGACTGCCAATTTCATAAACCCGAATATAAGTGTTTCGATAGCTAATGGAATCGAAAAATTTTGCCTCGATAATGGTATCGCTGATGTTGGTATGATAGTCGGTACACTCGACACAACGGGGAATGAATCGGTTTTAAAAAGTTGGTTGTAA
- the folE gene encoding GTP cyclohydrolase I FolE encodes MAEKKIDSSAFQNHIKGILELVGENPNREGLQRTPARVAKAWEYFTSGYDKDAKQILVSAVFREKYNEMVIVKDIDFFSMCEHHLLPFYGKVHIAYIPDGKILGLSKIPRIVEVYSRRLQVQERMTQEIADTLYETLEPDGVGVVIEARHLCMMMRGVEKQNSLATTSAMLGSFREDEKTRNEFLKLISTKLV; translated from the coding sequence ATGGCAGAAAAGAAAATCGACTCTTCAGCTTTCCAGAATCATATCAAAGGAATATTAGAATTAGTAGGTGAAAATCCGAACCGAGAAGGTTTGCAGCGGACACCCGCTCGCGTCGCAAAAGCGTGGGAATATTTTACAAGCGGCTACGATAAAGACGCCAAACAAATTTTGGTGAGTGCAGTTTTTCGTGAAAAATATAACGAGATGGTTATAGTAAAGGATATAGATTTTTTCAGTATGTGCGAGCATCATCTTTTGCCTTTTTACGGGAAAGTACACATTGCGTACATTCCTGATGGAAAAATTTTAGGATTGAGTAAAATACCACGTATCGTAGAAGTTTATAGTCGTAGGCTTCAAGTTCAGGAACGGATGACTCAAGAAATCGCCGATACACTTTATGAAACACTTGAACCTGACGGAGTGGGCGTTGTAATCGAAGCCCGTCATTTGTGTATGATGATGCGCGGCGTTGAGAAACAGAATTCGCTTGCAACTACGAGTGCAATGTTGGGCTCGTTCCGCGAAGACGAAAAAACAAGGAATGAATTCCTGAAACTGATTTCAACTAAATTAGTGTAA
- a CDS encoding 6-carboxytetrahydropterin synthase translates to MVYITRKEYFCASHRLYNESFTDEENYETFGKCSNPAGHGHNYELSVTVAGEPDPKTGMIIDLKKLSDLIKEEIIDKVDHKNLNVDVDFLQGVIPTTENLARIFWKILNPKIKLGKLYSIQISETTKNFTEYRGE, encoded by the coding sequence ATGGTATATATAACAAGAAAAGAATATTTTTGTGCATCGCATCGTCTTTACAACGAATCGTTCACTGACGAGGAGAATTACGAAACTTTTGGAAAGTGCTCAAATCCTGCAGGACATGGTCATAATTACGAGTTATCCGTAACCGTAGCCGGTGAGCCTGACCCGAAAACGGGAATGATCATAGATTTGAAAAAACTTTCCGACTTAATCAAAGAAGAAATAATCGATAAAGTTGATCACAAAAATTTAAATGTAGATGTAGATTTTTTACAAGGAGTAATTCCGACTACAGAGAATCTTGCGAGAATATTTTGGAAGATATTAAATCCTAAAATCAAACTTGGAAAATTGTATTCCATCCAAATTTCAGAAACGACAAAAAACTTTACCGAATATCGGGGAGAATAG
- a CDS encoding dihydroorotate dehydrogenase electron transfer subunit, translated as MIQKNFELTKITPINSSITKLAFHAPEIANSVLPGQFINIKVDETTVPLLRRPFSVYYVQENSVEIVFGVMGMGTKKLTLKKIGDMLDVLGPLGKPFNVSDNEELSILVGGGLGTASLPLLQKHLIQKGKKVVTFLGARTKEYLLSSYLTDVRTATDDGSSGYHGTVIELLKHFLFENKKKNCKIYACGPTPMLVTLTNVTEEYNIRCEISLETAMACGFGICQGCAVELKNKEVGFALSCKDGPVFKSNEIIL; from the coding sequence ATGATTCAAAAAAATTTCGAGCTTACTAAAATTACACCCATAAATTCTTCCATCACAAAACTTGCTTTTCATGCTCCTGAAATAGCGAATTCCGTATTGCCGGGGCAATTCATAAATATTAAAGTAGATGAAACTACCGTCCCTCTATTACGGCGGCCCTTCAGTGTTTATTATGTTCAAGAAAATTCTGTCGAAATTGTTTTCGGTGTAATGGGGATGGGAACAAAAAAACTGACACTTAAAAAAATAGGAGATATGCTGGATGTTTTAGGTCCTCTCGGTAAACCGTTCAATGTTTCGGATAATGAAGAACTTTCCATTTTAGTCGGAGGTGGTTTGGGTACTGCTTCGTTACCTCTTCTTCAAAAACATTTGATTCAAAAAGGGAAAAAAGTTGTCACTTTTTTAGGCGCACGGACAAAAGAATATTTGCTGAGTTCATATCTGACTGATGTTCGAACCGCAACAGATGATGGGTCGTCGGGTTATCACGGAACTGTTATTGAACTGCTGAAACATTTTTTATTCGAAAATAAAAAAAAGAATTGTAAAATTTATGCTTGTGGCCCCACACCGATGCTTGTTACCTTAACTAATGTAACCGAAGAATATAACATCCGTTGCGAAATATCATTAGAAACCGCAATGGCATGCGGTTTTGGAATTTGCCAGGGATGTGCAGTGGAATTAAAAAATAAAGAGGTGGGTTTTGCACTATCCTGCAAGGATGGTCCTGTTTTTAAATCAAATGAGATAATTCTGTAG